From one Alphaproteobacteria bacterium CG11_big_fil_rev_8_21_14_0_20_39_49 genomic stretch:
- a CDS encoding serine protease encodes MRNSFALLSVIISFLLILSWHGNSHAVEKKAPSSKEEVILSYAPLVKGASPAVVNIYTKKKVQIRRNISPFFNDPIFQHFFGNNFSGGSVTERVESSLGSGVIVSKGGLIVTNHHVISDSADIRVVLSDRREFSAKVLLKDERTDLALLKIETDKDLPYLELMDSDDLEVGDIVVAIGNPFGVGQTVTSGIVSAVARTTIGISDYQFFIQTDAAINPGNSGGALINMEGKLAGLNTAIFSKTGASNGIGFAIPSNMVKTVIRTKGERVVRPWLGIGIQAVTQEIANSIGLERPVGGILSAVHPDSPASRAGLKVGDVIVGIDEHEIIDEHALHFRVATYNIGSTASIHFVRDGNLKSSAIEMAQPPEKPKRDTRIFKGNNPLSGTTVMNLSPAVTDELGLKFLAEGVIITNIDKGVASRIGINKNDIIKSVNNKEISNTKQLEEILDSNFSTWSITVQRGNRLLNIIWNVR; translated from the coding sequence ATGAGAAATTCGTTTGCTTTATTGAGTGTTATAATAAGTTTTTTATTAATTTTATCTTGGCACGGAAATTCACATGCCGTAGAAAAAAAAGCACCGTCTTCAAAAGAAGAAGTGATATTATCATATGCTCCGCTTGTAAAAGGAGCATCACCTGCCGTTGTGAACATATATACAAAGAAGAAGGTTCAAATCAGGCGTAATATATCGCCGTTTTTCAACGACCCTATATTCCAACACTTCTTCGGCAATAATTTTTCCGGAGGCTCCGTAACAGAAAGGGTTGAAAGCTCTTTAGGCTCGGGGGTAATAGTAAGCAAAGGCGGGCTTATAGTAACCAATCACCATGTAATATCCGACAGTGCGGATATAAGGGTAGTATTATCAGACAGGCGTGAATTCAGTGCAAAAGTGTTATTAAAAGATGAACGCACCGACCTTGCATTATTAAAAATTGAAACCGATAAAGACCTTCCTTATCTGGAACTTATGGATTCTGACGACTTAGAGGTGGGGGACATCGTAGTTGCTATAGGAAACCCTTTCGGTGTAGGGCAGACAGTCACAAGCGGAATAGTCTCGGCAGTTGCCCGAACTACTATCGGCATATCCGACTACCAGTTTTTTATTCAGACCGATGCGGCTATAAACCCCGGCAATTCAGGTGGTGCATTGATTAACATGGAAGGCAAGCTAGCAGGTTTGAACACCGCTATATTTTCCAAAACAGGAGCCTCAAACGGAATTGGCTTTGCCATACCGTCAAATATGGTGAAAACCGTTATCCGCACAAAAGGTGAAAGGGTTGTACGCCCGTGGCTTGGAATCGGTATTCAGGCGGTTACACAGGAAATAGCCAACTCAATAGGACTTGAAAGACCGGTTGGAGGGATATTATCCGCCGTTCACCCCGATAGTCCGGCATCTAGAGCTGGCTTAAAGGTCGGTGATGTAATAGTAGGCATTGACGAACATGAAATAATTGATGAACATGCCTTGCATTTCAGAGTAGCCACATACAATATAGGCTCAACAGCAAGCATTCATTTCGTAAGGGACGGAAATTTAAAATCCTCCGCAATTGAAATGGCTCAGCCACCGGAGAAACCTAAACGTGATACAAGAATATTCAAAGGCAACAACCCTCTTTCCGGCACTACGGTTATGAACCTTTCACCCGCTGTTACCGATGAACTGGGGCTAAAATTCTTGGCAGAAGGAGTAATAATTACCAATATAGATAAGGGGGTTGCATCAAGGATAGGTATTAACAAAAACGATATTATAAAAAGCGTTAATAACAAAGAGATAAGCAACACCAAACAACTTGAGGAAATCTTAGATAGTAATTTTTCAACATGGTCAATTACGGTACAAAGAGGCAACAGGCTTTTAAATATCATTTGGAATGTCAGGTAA
- a CDS encoding prephenate dehydratase (catalyzes the formation of phenylpyruvate from prephenate in phenylalanine biosynthesis), with product MGKKNNIIAFQGVEGAHSDMACRQAYPYMETMAFASFEDAMQAVLDGTTSLCMIPIENSKAGRVAEIHNLLRNTELSIIGECFQRIEHFLVAPKGTKITDITDIYSHPQALMQTKETLAGYNFKKHEYSNTAAAAQDVAKWNDKSKAAISSRLAAELYGLDVILENIEDANDNTTIFIVMSLAPIDVDPNEKTITSVLFTARNIPAALYKALGGFATNNVNLLKIESYIAPGTSNTAEFFISFEGHPDRRNVQLAIEELGFFCRKIKVLGVYPADHKRYE from the coding sequence ATGGGTAAGAAAAATAACATAATCGCCTTTCAAGGTGTTGAGGGAGCACACTCCGATATGGCATGCCGTCAGGCTTATCCTTATATGGAGACTATGGCATTTGCGTCATTTGAAGATGCTATGCAGGCAGTTTTGGACGGAACTACATCGCTTTGTATGATACCTATCGAAAACTCAAAAGCAGGAAGGGTGGCAGAAATTCATAACCTTTTACGCAACACCGAGCTATCTATTATCGGTGAGTGTTTCCAAAGAATCGAACACTTCCTTGTTGCACCCAAAGGCACTAAAATTACCGACATTACAGATATTTACTCTCACCCGCAAGCTCTCATGCAGACTAAGGAAACATTAGCCGGATATAATTTTAAAAAGCACGAATACTCAAACACTGCCGCAGCCGCCCAAGACGTGGCAAAGTGGAATGACAAATCAAAAGCCGCCATATCATCAAGACTGGCAGCCGAGTTATACGGCTTGGACGTAATACTTGAAAACATTGAAGATGCAAATGACAACACAACCATCTTTATAGTTATGTCACTTGCCCCTATTGATGTTGACCCTAACGAAAAAACTATTACAAGCGTGCTATTTACAGCCAGAAACATACCTGCGGCACTATATAAAGCACTTGGCGGCTTTGCCACAAACAATGTAAACCTATTGAAAATCGAAAGTTATATAGCTCCGGGTACATCAAACACCGCTGAATTTTTTATAAGCTTTGAAGGTCACCCCGACCGACGTAATGTTCAATTGGCTATTGAAGAACTCGGTTTTTTCTGTAGAAAGATAAAAGTTCTGGGTGTATATCCTGCCGATCATAAAAGATACGAATAA
- a CDS encoding demethoxyubiquinone hydroxylase family protein, translated as MTKKNRLPGDIKDEQFVHEVIRVDHAGEYGAKMIYAGQMAVLKKSASYETIKHMAQQEEEHLQYFENEISNRRVRPTVMMPVWHVGAFALGAATALMGEKAAMACTEAVEDVIEKHYQEQLDNLSDDEAELKKKIKKFRDEEIEHRDLGIANHAKEAPAYPLLRGAVSLMTKTAIAISKKV; from the coding sequence ATGACAAAAAAGAATAGATTACCCGGTGACATAAAAGATGAACAATTTGTTCATGAGGTTATAAGAGTAGACCATGCCGGTGAGTATGGTGCTAAGATGATATATGCAGGTCAGATGGCAGTTCTGAAAAAGTCCGCTTCGTATGAAACCATAAAGCATATGGCACAGCAGGAAGAAGAGCATCTGCAATATTTTGAGAATGAAATATCAAATCGCAGGGTAAGACCTACGGTTATGATGCCCGTGTGGCATGTGGGTGCGTTTGCCTTGGGTGCGGCTACGGCACTTATGGGAGAAAAGGCAGCTATGGCATGTACCGAAGCTGTGGAGGACGTTATAGAAAAGCATTATCAGGAACAGCTTGATAATCTGTCTGATGATGAAGCTGAGTTAAAGAAAAAAATCAAAAAGTTCCGTGATGAAGAAATTGAACATAGGGACTTAGGAATAGCAAACCATGCAAAAGAAGCTCCGGCATATCCCTTGTTAAGAGGTGCTGTTTCTTTAATGACCAAAACGGCAATCGCCATATCTAAAAAAGTCTGA
- a CDS encoding 30S ribosomal protein S6--L-glutamate ligase — MLMPKTIIGKEEWCSLPELNLPALKARVDSGAKTSALHAFNINPFIEDGIKYVKFDIHPVQGNRKIVQKCVAMAVDRRSVKSSSGEKQTRHVIKTPIILGDKRWDIEITLTNRDSMGYRMLLGREAMTSELLIDPNTSFCLGIKNEKDVCKYYNVAPVKIDRLKIGLLASNPDLYSNKRIMEAGEQRGHDMYFINVRQSYMNISSSMPDVLYRGGESLKDFDAIIPRIRPSATFYGCAVVRQFESMGVYCLNKSVSISRSRDKLRSLQLLAAKGIDMPMTGFTSSPLDTKEIIKSVGGAPLVVKLLEGTQGRGVVLAETSKAAESVINAFKSLRANILVQEFIKEAQGKDIRCFVIDGKVVGSMQRQAAEGEFRANLHLGGTADSVKITVEERKIAIKAAKAMHLDVSGVDIIRSSSGPKVLEINSSPGLEGIEEVTGKDIAGLMIKCIEKSIDKSSKLKLDDAE, encoded by the coding sequence ATGCTAATGCCAAAAACTATAATCGGAAAAGAAGAGTGGTGTTCCTTACCGGAACTTAACCTGCCCGCACTAAAAGCAAGGGTTGATTCGGGGGCTAAAACATCAGCCTTACATGCCTTTAATATCAACCCTTTTATTGAAGACGGTATCAAGTATGTTAAGTTTGATATACACCCTGTGCAGGGCAATCGCAAGATAGTGCAAAAGTGCGTTGCTATGGCAGTCGATAGAAGAAGCGTAAAAAGTTCAAGCGGTGAAAAGCAGACAAGGCACGTTATCAAAACCCCTATAATACTCGGTGATAAAAGATGGGACATAGAAATTACCCTTACAAACAGGGACTCTATGGGGTATCGAATGTTACTGGGGCGGGAGGCTATGACTAGCGAGTTGTTAATCGACCCGAATACATCGTTTTGTCTGGGGATTAAGAACGAAAAAGATGTCTGTAAATATTACAATGTAGCTCCGGTGAAAATTGACAGGCTCAAGATAGGGCTTCTTGCCAGTAACCCCGATCTATACTCAAATAAAAGGATAATGGAAGCCGGTGAGCAGCGTGGTCACGATATGTATTTTATAAATGTAAGGCAAAGCTATATGAATATATCCTCGTCTATGCCTGACGTTCTGTATAGGGGAGGGGAAAGCCTAAAAGACTTTGATGCCATAATACCTAGAATCAGACCTTCGGCAACATTTTATGGGTGTGCCGTTGTAAGGCAGTTTGAGTCTATGGGTGTTTATTGCCTGAATAAATCGGTATCTATATCCCGTTCTAGGGATAAGCTTCGGTCGCTACAACTTTTAGCGGCTAAGGGAATTGATATGCCTATGACAGGCTTTACAAGTTCCCCGCTTGATACGAAAGAAATAATTAAATCAGTCGGCGGCGCACCTCTTGTTGTTAAGCTGCTAGAGGGAACTCAGGGGCGTGGAGTTGTTCTTGCGGAAACCTCAAAAGCTGCGGAAAGTGTTATTAATGCTTTTAAAAGCCTTAGAGCCAACATACTTGTTCAGGAGTTTATTAAAGAGGCACAAGGCAAGGATATAAGGTGTTTTGTAATAGACGGAAAAGTTGTCGGTTCTATGCAAAGGCAGGCAGCCGAAGGCGAATTCAGGGCGAACCTGCATCTGGGCGGTACTGCCGATTCAGTAAAGATAACTGTTGAAGAGCGAAAAATTGCCATAAAAGCGGCTAAGGCAATGCATCTTGATGTTTCAGGCGTTGATATAATACGCTCATCTTCAGGACCAAAAGTTCTGGAAATCAATTCATCTCCGGGACTAGAGGGAATTGAGGAGGTGACCGGAAAAGATATTGCAGGCTTGATGATAAAATGCATAGAAAAAAGCATAGATAAGTCATCTAAATTAAAGCTTGATGATGCGGAGTAA
- a CDS encoding lytic transglycosylase has protein sequence MIFSIFKRVVFVVILLLSNLAFANEKEEIVYDEKLFHGWIVDFVEEAKQKGISEQTIYKFMKDVKFVPRAIELDRTQPYKTKTFEEYLQTVVPDFRVQRAKAMLKENEKILNEVSKKYGVQPRFIVALWAVESDFGRNMGGFTIVNTLATLAFEGRRAEFFKKELLDALKIIDEGHIAFEDMKGSWAGAMGQTQFMPSSFLELAVDHNNDGKRDIWGTKEDVFASIANYLSKRGWNDDITWGREVKLPKNFDEKLIGRDVEKGLSDWKKLGVRKADGGSLPQRADIKASIIKPEDDKKRAFLVYSNYKTVLKWNRSLYFATAVGMLSDGIIN, from the coding sequence ATGATATTTTCTATTTTTAAAAGAGTTGTTTTTGTAGTGATATTGCTACTTTCTAATCTTGCTTTTGCAAATGAAAAGGAAGAAATAGTTTATGACGAAAAGCTTTTTCACGGCTGGATAGTTGATTTTGTAGAGGAGGCGAAGCAAAAAGGCATCAGTGAGCAAACTATCTATAAGTTCATGAAAGATGTTAAATTTGTTCCAAGGGCTATAGAACTGGATAGAACACAGCCATATAAAACCAAAACCTTTGAAGAATATTTGCAGACGGTAGTTCCTGATTTTAGGGTGCAGCGTGCTAAGGCGATGTTAAAAGAAAACGAAAAAATACTAAACGAAGTTAGCAAAAAGTATGGTGTTCAGCCAAGATTCATAGTTGCGTTATGGGCGGTAGAGAGCGATTTTGGCAGAAATATGGGTGGTTTTACAATAGTTAACACCCTTGCTACTTTAGCCTTTGAAGGCAGAAGGGCGGAGTTTTTCAAGAAAGAACTGCTCGATGCCTTGAAAATTATTGATGAAGGTCACATAGCTTTTGAAGATATGAAAGGCTCGTGGGCGGGTGCTATGGGACAAACGCAGTTTATGCCGTCAAGCTTCCTTGAGCTTGCCGTTGACCATAATAATGACGGCAAGCGTGATATTTGGGGGACTAAAGAAGATGTTTTTGCGTCAATTGCCAACTATCTTTCTAAAAGAGGCTGGAATGATGATATTACATGGGGGCGTGAAGTGAAGTTGCCTAAGAATTTTGATGAAAAATTAATCGGCAGAGATGTTGAAAAGGGCTTGTCCGACTGGAAAAAATTAGGGGTAAGAAAAGCAGATGGCGGTAGCCTACCGCAGAGAGCGGATATTAAAGCTTCGATAATAAAGCCTGAAGATGACAAAAAGCGTGCTTTTTTGGTTTATTCAAACTATAAAACCGTGTTAAAGTGGAATCGTTCGTTGTATTTTGCAACGGCAGTCGGTATGCTTTCTGACGGGATCATTAATTAG
- a CDS encoding 3-deoxy-7-phosphoheptulonate synthase class II translates to MTSKVKSANNEKWTKSSWRDFPIQQQPIYKNVEGLKAVESDLAKRMPLVQPSEIVRLKKSLAKVAEGKAFLLQGGDCAESFAEFSDENLKSYFRVILQMTVALMYGAGKPVVKVGRIAGQFAKPRSANTEIIDGVELPSYRGDMVNAIDFTEDAREPDPKRLLKAYDQSTATLNYLRSLAKGGYASLRNVNKWNQEFATESAQGKLFKDLVDRINESLSFMEAFGLDLEKTDEIHEAEFFTSHEALLLNYEEALTRQDSDSGRFYDCSAHMLWIGDRTRNLDEAHIEYMRGIANPIGMKVGPSTDPDNLIRILDTLNPENEAGRITLISRMGAEKVEDFLPTLIKKVKSEGRIVVWSCDPMHGNTIKSPNGYKTRPFNKVLAEVRNVFDIHKAEGTYAGGIHIEMTGQDVTECVGGAQAISEVNLKDRYHTHCDPRLNASQSVELAFLLAKELREG, encoded by the coding sequence ATGACTAGTAAAGTAAAATCTGCAAATAATGAGAAATGGACTAAAAGTTCATGGAGAGATTTTCCTATTCAGCAGCAGCCTATATATAAGAATGTTGAAGGATTAAAGGCTGTTGAGTCGGATCTGGCAAAGCGTATGCCGCTTGTTCAGCCAAGCGAGATAGTTCGGTTAAAAAAATCTTTGGCTAAAGTGGCAGAAGGTAAAGCATTCCTCTTGCAAGGCGGAGATTGTGCCGAAAGCTTTGCAGAATTTAGCGATGAGAACCTGAAAAGTTATTTTAGGGTAATATTGCAAATGACTGTGGCGTTAATGTATGGTGCGGGTAAGCCCGTTGTAAAAGTAGGCAGGATAGCAGGTCAGTTTGCCAAACCACGTTCGGCAAATACTGAAATTATTGATGGGGTGGAACTGCCGAGTTATCGTGGCGACATGGTCAATGCCATTGATTTTACAGAAGATGCAAGAGAGCCTGACCCCAAACGCCTTCTAAAGGCATATGACCAATCTACGGCTACTTTGAATTATTTGCGTTCCCTTGCAAAGGGAGGCTACGCGTCACTGCGTAACGTTAATAAGTGGAATCAGGAATTTGCTACCGAATCGGCTCAAGGCAAGCTATTTAAGGATTTAGTAGACAGGATTAACGAAAGCCTTTCATTTATGGAAGCGTTCGGTTTAGACTTGGAAAAAACCGATGAGATACATGAGGCGGAATTTTTTACTTCACATGAAGCTTTGTTGCTCAATTACGAAGAGGCATTGACAAGGCAGGATAGCGATAGCGGTCGGTTCTATGACTGTTCGGCACATATGCTTTGGATAGGTGACAGAACTCGTAATCTTGATGAAGCACACATTGAATATATGCGTGGTATAGCAAATCCTATAGGTATGAAAGTAGGACCCTCGACCGATCCTGATAACCTTATACGTATTTTAGATACGCTAAACCCTGAAAATGAGGCAGGCAGAATAACCCTTATTTCCCGTATGGGAGCGGAAAAGGTAGAAGATTTTCTACCTACCCTTATTAAAAAAGTAAAATCAGAAGGGCGTATAGTCGTATGGTCATGCGACCCTATGCACGGCAATACGATTAAGTCACCTAACGGTTACAAAACAAGACCTTTCAATAAAGTTCTTGCGGAAGTCAGGAATGTATTTGATATACATAAGGCAGAAGGTACTTATGCCGGAGGGATACATATTGAAATGACAGGTCAGGACGTTACCGAATGTGTAGGCGGCGCTCAGGCTATATCGGAGGTTAATCTAAAAGATAGATATCATACGCATTGCGACCCTAGACTGAACGCTTCGCAAAGTGTTGAACTGGCATTTTTACTAGCCAAGGAATTGCGTGAAGGTTAA
- a CDS encoding RNA pseudouridine synthase, whose translation MTKVQTEKVTAEDNDIRIDRWFKRNFPAFSHTSIEKALRKGQIRIDGKKAKSSTHVLAGQEIRIPPMKEYIKEEKPKPKIDEKYIKEIQKSVIYKDTDIIVINKPAGLPTQGGVGINVSVDSLLEFLKFDYDKRPKLVHRLDKDTSGALVLARSTNTASELTGAFKSKNIEKTYLALVVGNPELDEGKIDLSISKQDSGAGKEKMIADEKGQKAITYYKVIEKMGKKLSLVELYPHTGRTHQLRIHMSHIGNPILGDGKYGGKLAFIEGLSKKMHLHSYSIQLPGYEKPFVAEVTGKMAETFYKLGISHK comes from the coding sequence ATGACAAAAGTTCAAACTGAAAAAGTTACAGCAGAAGATAACGACATTAGAATAGACCGTTGGTTTAAAAGAAACTTTCCCGCCTTTAGCCACACATCAATTGAAAAAGCCTTACGCAAAGGTCAGATACGCATTGACGGAAAAAAAGCAAAATCCTCAACGCATGTTCTGGCAGGTCAGGAGATACGCATACCTCCCATGAAGGAATACATAAAAGAAGAGAAACCAAAACCTAAGATTGACGAAAAATATATAAAGGAAATACAAAAATCCGTTATCTACAAGGATACGGACATTATTGTAATAAACAAACCTGCCGGTCTTCCGACACAAGGAGGAGTCGGTATTAATGTAAGCGTAGACTCTCTTTTAGAATTTTTAAAATTTGATTATGATAAAAGACCAAAATTAGTACATCGTCTGGATAAGGATACTAGCGGAGCTTTAGTGCTTGCACGTTCGACTAATACCGCATCTGAACTTACAGGTGCTTTTAAGAGTAAAAACATTGAAAAAACTTATCTGGCTTTAGTGGTCGGCAATCCAGAACTAGATGAGGGCAAGATTGATTTAAGTATCAGCAAACAGGATTCCGGTGCAGGCAAAGAAAAAATGATAGCCGATGAAAAAGGACAAAAAGCCATTACATATTATAAAGTAATCGAAAAAATGGGCAAAAAACTAAGCCTTGTCGAGCTATATCCACACACAGGACGCACCCACCAGCTACGTATTCATATGTCACATATCGGAAATCCGATATTAGGAGATGGAAAATACGGCGGAAAATTAGCGTTCATTGAAGGATTAAGTAAAAAAATGCATCTTCATTCATATTCAATACAATTACCCGGATACGAAAAACCTTTTGTCGCTGAAGTCACCGGAAAAATGGCAGAAACTTTTTATAAGCTGGGTATATCGCATAAATAA
- a CDS encoding fluoride efflux transporter CrcB, whose amino-acid sequence MIPIYIAIGGAIGSVLRYFTSNYFNSVFKVGFPAGTLAVNVIGSLAMGLVIGYLVKTLPHSNEMRAFLTVGLLGGFTTFSAFSLDAVTLIQRGNISHAFIYIALSVFVSIMALFIGLQLTRNIL is encoded by the coding sequence ATGATTCCCATATACATAGCAATTGGCGGAGCGATTGGCTCGGTACTTCGATACTTCACTTCAAATTATTTCAACTCTGTTTTTAAAGTCGGCTTTCCTGCCGGAACACTGGCTGTAAATGTTATAGGCTCTTTAGCAATGGGTCTTGTTATCGGATATCTGGTCAAAACACTTCCGCATAGCAATGAGATGAGGGCATTTTTAACCGTAGGCTTGTTAGGAGGGTTTACAACATTTTCAGCGTTCTCGCTCGATGCGGTAACGCTTATACAAAGAGGAAATATATCACATGCTTTTATTTATATAGCTTTATCTGTTTTTGTCTCTATAATGGCACTCTTTATAGGATTACAACTAACCAGAAACATACTTTAA
- a CDS encoding D-alanyl-D-alanine carboxypeptidase translates to MKKLIIKTYFILLILIPFTASAFNTKAKYAALLDYDTGEVLYQKNADEKMVPSSMTKVMTAYIVFERLKSGILNLDDEFTVSEKAWKKGGSKMFLRHTERVTVEELLNGIIVQSGNDACITVAEGISSSEESFAELMNETAKRIGLTNSNFVNSTGWPDDGHYMSAKDLAVLARRIIKDFPEYYHYFAKAEYKYSNIKQANRNSLLFRDIGVDGLKTGHTDDGGYGIVISGEKDGRRVLAVVNGLDSEFNRTDEAERLLNYGFRNFTKKTLFKKGQVVDNAQVWQGKTDEVSLSVQNDIELLIPKLSSNDIQVGIEYEGPVASPIKKGDKIGSLFIQIPNMERKRYPLVASDDVKQAGSFNRFITNIKTLLESQS, encoded by the coding sequence TTGAAAAAACTGATTATTAAAACATATTTTATATTGCTTATTTTAATTCCTTTTACCGCAAGTGCGTTTAATACTAAGGCAAAATATGCAGCACTGCTGGATTATGATACGGGAGAGGTGTTGTATCAGAAAAATGCCGATGAAAAAATGGTACCGTCATCAATGACCAAAGTGATGACCGCATATATCGTATTTGAGCGTTTAAAAAGCGGTATATTAAATCTTGATGATGAATTTACCGTCAGTGAAAAAGCATGGAAAAAGGGCGGTTCGAAGATGTTCCTAAGACATACGGAAAGAGTGACCGTTGAAGAATTGCTCAACGGGATAATAGTGCAGTCGGGTAACGATGCCTGCATTACCGTTGCAGAGGGTATTTCCTCGTCGGAGGAATCTTTTGCGGAGCTGATGAACGAGACTGCCAAAAGAATAGGTTTAACAAACAGCAATTTTGTAAATTCAACGGGCTGGCCTGATGACGGGCATTATATGTCGGCTAAGGATCTGGCTGTTCTTGCACGCCGTATAATCAAGGATTTTCCGGAATATTACCATTATTTTGCTAAGGCGGAGTATAAATACAGCAATATAAAACAAGCCAACAGGAACTCTTTATTATTCAGGGATATCGGTGTTGACGGTTTAAAAACGGGGCATACCGATGATGGCGGTTACGGTATAGTTATTTCAGGTGAAAAAGACGGTCGCCGTGTGTTGGCTGTGGTAAACGGTCTGGACAGCGAATTTAACAGGACTGATGAGGCTGAAAGATTGTTAAATTATGGCTTCCGTAATTTTACCAAAAAAACATTATTCAAAAAAGGACAGGTGGTTGATAATGCACAGGTGTGGCAAGGCAAAACCGATGAAGTAAGTTTGTCAGTCCAAAATGATATAGAGCTATTGATACCTAAGCTTTCTTCAAATGATATACAGGTCGGCATAGAGTATGAAGGACCGGTTGCAAGCCCTATAAAAAAAGGTGATAAAATAGGAAGCTTGTTTATACAGATACCGAATATGGAAAGAAAAAGATATCCGCTTGTCGCATCTGACGATGTTAAACAGGCAGGTAGTTTTAATCGTTTTATAACAAATATTAAAACGTTGTTGGAGTCCCAATCGTAA
- a CDS encoding AAA family ATPase, which produces MKSLFENDIKQNTSKPLAELLRPKKLEEVVGQEHLLGSDGSLTRFLKNRNLPSLIFWGTPGCGKTTIARLLANEIGYHFEIVSAVTNGVADLKKIFQSAQIRKQNGTNTLLMVDEIHRFNRGQQDLFLPYVEDGTVTLVGATTENPSFEINSALLSRCKVLVLKQLANNSLKEIVKRAENHFNKKLPLTDNALETICRISDGDGRYLLGMCEDLFNMEHSQEIDTEQLTKILQKRFPIYDKNQDSHYNLISALHKSLRGSDVDASLYWFNRMLEGGEDPIYICRRLVRFAVEDIGLADPNAIVQANAAKDAYMFLGSPEGELAVAQSVIYLATAPKSNAAYTAYKLSTASAKNNGSLPPPKYIMNAPTKLMKELGYKEGYIYDHDTPEGFSGQDYFPEEMEREEYYHPVERGFERDIKKRIEYWKKIRESRQ; this is translated from the coding sequence ATGAAATCCTTATTTGAAAATGATATTAAGCAAAACACGTCAAAACCTCTGGCTGAACTACTTCGCCCCAAAAAACTTGAGGAGGTTGTGGGGCAGGAACATTTGCTCGGCAGCGACGGCAGCCTGACAAGATTTTTAAAAAACAGGAATCTGCCCAGCCTGATTTTTTGGGGAACTCCCGGTTGTGGAAAAACCACTATCGCAAGGTTGTTAGCAAACGAAATAGGCTACCACTTTGAAATTGTATCCGCCGTTACCAACGGAGTTGCCGACCTGAAAAAAATATTTCAGTCCGCCCAAATACGAAAACAAAACGGCACTAACACCTTACTTATGGTGGACGAGATACACCGATTCAACAGAGGGCAACAGGATTTATTCCTGCCATATGTTGAAGACGGCACGGTTACTCTTGTCGGAGCAACAACGGAAAATCCGTCCTTTGAAATAAATTCAGCTCTTTTATCAAGATGTAAAGTTCTAGTTTTAAAGCAATTAGCTAATAACAGCTTAAAAGAAATTGTAAAAAGAGCAGAAAATCATTTTAACAAAAAACTTCCTCTTACTGACAACGCCTTAGAAACCATTTGCCGTATATCCGACGGTGACGGAAGATATCTGCTCGGTATGTGCGAAGACTTATTTAACATGGAACATAGTCAGGAAATAGACACCGAACAGCTAACAAAAATATTGCAAAAACGCTTTCCCATTTATGACAAGAATCAGGATAGCCACTATAATTTAATAAGTGCGTTGCATAAATCGCTCAGAGGCTCTGATGTTGACGCTTCCCTTTATTGGTTCAACAGAATGTTAGAAGGCGGCGAAGACCCGATATATATATGCAGAAGGCTGGTAAGGTTCGCAGTTGAGGATATAGGACTTGCAGACCCTAACGCAATTGTGCAGGCTAATGCGGCAAAAGATGCTTATATGTTTTTAGGCTCGCCCGAAGGAGAGCTTGCCGTGGCACAGTCGGTTATATATCTTGCCACAGCCCCTAAATCAAATGCGGCATATACGGCATATAAGCTATCAACCGCATCTGCGAAAAATAACGGCTCGCTCCCTCCCCCTAAATATATAATGAACGCTCCGACCAAGCTTATGAAAGAACTTGGTTACAAGGAGGGTTACATTTATGACCACGACACCCCCGAAGGATTTTCAGGACAGGATTATTTCCCCGAAGAAATGGAAAGAGAAGAATATTATCACCCCGTTGAACGAGGCTTTGAACGTGATATTAAAAAACGTATAGAATATTGGAAAAAAATTCGGGAGAGTAGGCAATGA